One genomic segment of [Phormidium] sp. ETS-05 includes these proteins:
- the ggt gene encoding gamma-glutamyltransferase, with translation MLVRRLIAITLTLTGGGFWWHPAAASPTQFAQNRQGMVVSAHPLASDVGLAILAAGGNAVDAAVATALAISVVEPFSAGIGGGGFLLLRVKETGFLPPVKERKPIDSPRNSVFVRALDFRERAPQKATRDMYWDENGKPIARASLDGHLAAGVPGTVAGLSEVHRHYGSLPWEKLVEPAITLAEEGFLVRNRFLQFAQRRREMLRQNAAARSVFTKNGEMYQVGDRLIQPDLAATLRQIAANPQNFYTGDIAEKIVQDMEANGGLITREDLENYQPIWREPLCGLVLALRICSMPPPSSGGVHIWQILNIITPQIAELQWHSADAIHLMAEAMKIAYSDRSQYLGDPDFITIPVSELISTPYAHFRRQQIDMNRARSAREVQPVNAETLERLTQESNDTSHLNVVDAQGNAVSLTFTVNGGFGAGVVAAGTGILLNNEMDDFATAPGIPNLFGLVGGDANAIAPGKTPLSSMTPIIVTKTTGEERLFMVAGSPGGSTIITTVLQIFLNVAIYNMDAYAALAAPRIHHQWLPDSLFVEPGSLSPETKAELQRRGHQIVERDSFSNPNLIIVKDDGTLEAAADPRGEGEPRGF, from the coding sequence ATGTTAGTTAGACGTTTGATTGCAATTACTCTTACCCTGACTGGAGGGGGATTTTGGTGGCATCCAGCCGCCGCTAGCCCCACCCAGTTTGCTCAAAATCGCCAAGGAATGGTGGTTTCTGCTCACCCTCTGGCAAGCGATGTGGGGTTGGCAATACTTGCTGCTGGGGGAAATGCGGTAGATGCTGCTGTTGCCACAGCTTTGGCGATTTCTGTGGTAGAACCGTTTTCCGCTGGGATTGGCGGTGGGGGGTTTTTGTTGCTGCGGGTCAAAGAAACCGGGTTTCTACCCCCAGTAAAGGAGCGAAAACCCATCGATTCGCCAAGAAACTCGGTGTTTGTGCGGGCATTAGATTTTCGGGAACGCGCCCCACAAAAGGCAACGCGGGATATGTATTGGGATGAAAATGGCAAACCGATCGCCCGGGCTAGTTTGGACGGGCATTTGGCTGCAGGAGTGCCGGGAACGGTAGCCGGTTTGTCAGAAGTACACCGCCATTATGGTAGCTTACCGTGGGAAAAGTTGGTAGAGCCAGCAATTACCTTGGCTGAGGAAGGGTTTTTGGTGAGAAATCGGTTTTTGCAGTTTGCACAGCGTCGCCGGGAAATGTTGCGGCAAAATGCGGCGGCCCGATCGGTTTTTACCAAAAATGGGGAAATGTATCAGGTGGGCGATCGTCTGATCCAACCTGACTTAGCCGCCACCCTCCGCCAAATTGCCGCCAACCCCCAAAACTTCTACACTGGTGATATTGCCGAAAAAATCGTCCAGGATATGGAAGCCAACGGCGGTTTAATCACCAGGGAAGATTTGGAAAACTACCAACCCATCTGGCGAGAGCCCTTGTGTGGCTTAGTTTTAGCATTGCGCATTTGTTCTATGCCACCCCCTTCCTCTGGTGGCGTCCATATCTGGCAAATTTTAAACATCATCACCCCCCAAATCGCCGAGCTGCAATGGCACAGCGCTGATGCGATACATTTAATGGCGGAAGCGATGAAAATTGCCTATAGCGATCGTTCCCAATACCTGGGCGACCCCGACTTTATCACCATACCCGTCTCAGAACTAATCAGCACTCCTTATGCCCACTTCCGCCGCCAACAAATCGATATGAACCGGGCTCGCTCCGCCAGGGAAGTTCAACCAGTCAATGCCGAAACCCTAGAGCGACTTACCCAAGAAAGCAATGATACCAGCCACCTGAATGTTGTGGATGCCCAAGGCAATGCCGTCAGCTTGACTTTCACCGTTAATGGTGGTTTTGGCGCGGGCGTAGTGGCTGCGGGTACGGGAATTTTGCTCAATAATGAAATGGATGATTTTGCCACGGCTCCGGGAATTCCTAACCTTTTCGGTTTAGTTGGTGGTGATGCCAACGCGATCGCTCCGGGCAAAACCCCCCTTTCCAGTATGACACCAATTATCGTCACTAAAACCACAGGGGAGGAACGCCTGTTTATGGTCGCCGGTTCTCCAGGAGGCAGCACCATTATCACCACCGTGTTGCAGATATTTCTCAATGTGGCTATCTATAATATGGATGCTTACGCTGCTCTCGCCGCTCCACGCATTCATCACCAGTGGTTGCCCGACAGCTTATTTGTGGAACCGGGCAGTTTGTCCCCAGAAACAAAAGCTGAATTACAACGGCGGGGACATCAAATAGTTGAGCGGGATAGTTTCAGCAACCCCAACCTGATTATCGTCAAAGATGACGGCACCTTAGAAGCCGCCGCCGACCCCCGGGGTGAAGGTGAACCTAGGGGTTTTTAA
- a CDS encoding elongation factor G gives MSEKVGSGVRNVAIVGPYLSGKTTLLESLLFVSGGISRKGSILDGNTVGDGAPEARERQMSVEVSAASTVYQDIRFTFLDCPGSIEFAQETDNALIGAGAAIVVCEAEASRVLTLAPLFKFLDDWEIPHLVFINKMDRAKDSFMDVLNALKAVSSRPLVPHQYPIRSGDDTIGFIDLVTEQAYHYHSGAPADPVPMPPELQAEEQAARQEMLEELANFDDHLLEELLEEIEPPQEEIVKDLKMELGADLIVPVFVGIAEKDYGVRHLLDALVREAPSPETTAQRRGIKANREETIAQVIKTYYTPQGGKLSLVRVWQGQITDGMSLNGVRVGGIYRMLGQQTQTLQVANTGEIVALGRMESIKTGDTLSQTNTKQTVSELPKAEILPPVYALAVMAEKRNDEVKLSAAMTKLLDEDPSLAWLQDPDTNEVILWGQGEIHLKVAIDRLRRKYNLPMNTNPPRVPYKETIRQSATKVHGRYKHQSGGHGAFGDVYLDIKPRARGEGFTFSETIVGGVVPRQYIPGVEIGVREYLAQGPLGFPVVDVEVTLTDGSYHSVDSSEQAFKQAARVAMQEGMAKCSPTLLEPIAYVEISAPSDYTSNVLQLISGRRGQILGYETLSTWKGWDKISAYLPQAEMQDLIVDLRSQTMGVGYYNWKFDHLQEVPDKLAERVLATVGNNGNKG, from the coding sequence ATGTCGGAAAAAGTCGGATCTGGCGTGCGGAACGTCGCCATAGTCGGGCCTTATTTAAGTGGCAAAACCACATTGCTAGAAAGCCTGCTGTTTGTCAGCGGAGGCATATCTCGTAAAGGCAGCATACTCGATGGAAACACGGTAGGGGATGGTGCCCCGGAAGCGAGAGAGCGGCAAATGAGTGTGGAAGTTTCCGCCGCCAGCACAGTTTATCAGGATATTCGCTTCACTTTCCTAGATTGCCCCGGATCGATCGAATTTGCCCAAGAAACCGATAACGCCCTGATAGGGGCTGGAGCGGCGATCGTCGTGTGCGAAGCCGAAGCCAGCCGCGTCCTCACCCTCGCCCCCCTGTTCAAATTTTTAGACGATTGGGAAATCCCCCACCTAGTCTTCATCAACAAAATGGACCGGGCAAAAGACAGCTTTATGGATGTGCTAAATGCCCTCAAAGCAGTCTCCAGCAGACCCCTGGTCCCCCACCAATACCCCATCCGCTCCGGCGACGACACGATCGGCTTTATCGATTTAGTCACAGAACAAGCCTATCACTACCACTCCGGCGCCCCCGCCGACCCCGTACCGATGCCGCCCGAACTCCAAGCCGAAGAGCAGGCGGCACGTCAGGAAATGCTCGAAGAACTGGCCAACTTTGACGACCACCTCCTCGAAGAACTCTTAGAAGAAATCGAGCCACCCCAAGAAGAAATCGTCAAAGACCTAAAAATGGAATTGGGCGCCGATTTAATCGTCCCCGTATTCGTCGGTATTGCTGAAAAAGACTACGGCGTGCGCCACCTCCTTGATGCACTGGTGCGGGAAGCACCATCACCGGAAACCACGGCACAGCGGCGAGGGATCAAAGCAAATCGCGAAGAAACGATCGCCCAAGTCATCAAAACCTACTACACCCCCCAAGGTGGCAAACTATCCTTGGTGCGGGTTTGGCAAGGCCAAATTACTGACGGGATGAGTTTAAACGGCGTCCGCGTCGGCGGTATTTACCGGATGCTCGGACAGCAAACCCAAACCCTCCAGGTAGCTAACACGGGCGAAATCGTTGCCTTGGGGCGGATGGAAAGTATTAAAACTGGCGACACCTTAAGCCAGACCAACACCAAGCAAACCGTCTCAGAACTGCCAAAAGCCGAAATCCTGCCCCCAGTTTACGCCCTGGCCGTGATGGCAGAAAAACGCAATGATGAGGTGAAGCTGAGCGCGGCGATGACCAAACTCCTCGATGAGGATCCGTCATTAGCTTGGCTGCAAGATCCCGATACTAACGAAGTGATTCTCTGGGGACAAGGGGAAATTCACCTGAAAGTAGCCATCGATCGGCTCCGCCGCAAATACAACCTCCCCATGAACACCAACCCGCCCCGGGTGCCCTACAAAGAAACCATCCGTCAAAGTGCCACCAAAGTTCACGGACGGTACAAGCACCAAAGTGGCGGTCATGGCGCCTTTGGTGACGTGTATCTCGATATCAAACCCCGTGCCCGAGGCGAAGGTTTCACCTTCAGCGAAACCATTGTCGGTGGCGTCGTCCCCCGACAGTACATCCCTGGTGTGGAAATTGGCGTCCGAGAATATCTCGCTCAAGGTCCATTAGGTTTCCCCGTGGTAGATGTGGAAGTCACCCTCACCGATGGTTCTTACCACTCCGTGGATAGTTCAGAACAGGCATTTAAGCAGGCAGCTCGCGTCGCGATGCAGGAAGGAATGGCCAAATGCAGCCCCACCCTGCTCGAGCCGATCGCCTATGTGGAAATATCCGCCCCCAGCGATTATACCTCCAACGTCCTCCAGCTCATCAGTGGCCGTCGCGGTCAAATTTTGGGCTATGAAACCCTTTCTACCTGGAAAGGATGGGACAAAATTTCCGCTTATTTACCCCAAGCAGAAATGCAGGATTTAATCGTAGATTTACGCTCGCAAACTATGGGAGTCGGTTACTATAATTGGAAGTTTGACCACCTCCAAGAAGTACCAGACAAGTTAGCCGAGCGAGTCTTGGCCACTGTGGGCAACAACGGCAATAAAGGGTGA
- a CDS encoding pentapeptide repeat-containing protein, translating into MLKSVPPMTANPIATTKPTLTAQQLLDSYASGSRYFTQANMMGADLSGVNLSGVCLSGVRLSKGDLQGANLSGAYLSGASLSGANLSGANLRGADLTGAHLNWANLSGADLTGADLTGADISGANLSNAILQGANLGGTYLIGAHLTGADLREANLSQASLSKADLAGAKMGAANLVLAKLKQANLTLAELDGANLAGAMLKEANFSKAQMHKANLSKVDLTDTDLSGANLSKADLSHTDLRSADLQGTNLSGADLSGADLSGVDLSQKLLTGAKFSGADLCLANLSGAYLVQASLDGANLMGANLTGAHLITTNLADANLSGANLTRANLVQANLRGACLQGTIAPNGKVHP; encoded by the coding sequence ATGTTAAAAAGCGTACCTCCCATGACCGCTAACCCGATCGCCACCACCAAACCAACCTTAACCGCCCAGCAGTTACTAGATTCCTACGCTAGTGGCTCCCGCTACTTCACCCAAGCCAATATGATGGGCGCTGACCTGAGCGGCGTCAACTTGAGCGGCGTTTGCCTCAGTGGCGTGCGCTTGAGTAAAGGAGATTTACAAGGTGCTAATTTGAGCGGTGCCTATTTGAGCGGCGCCAGCCTCAGTGGCGCCAACCTCAGCGGTGCGAATCTTCGGGGTGCAGATTTGACGGGGGCCCATTTGAATTGGGCAAACCTCAGCGGCGCGGACTTGACGGGAGCGGATTTGACGGGAGCAGATATCAGCGGGGCGAATCTGAGTAATGCCATATTGCAAGGGGCGAATCTGGGCGGTACATATTTGATTGGGGCACATCTGACGGGAGCAGATTTGCGGGAGGCGAATTTATCTCAAGCCAGTCTGAGCAAAGCGGACTTGGCTGGGGCAAAAATGGGCGCAGCTAATTTGGTGTTGGCGAAACTGAAACAGGCTAATTTGACCTTGGCGGAGTTGGATGGGGCGAATTTGGCGGGAGCGATGCTCAAGGAAGCCAATTTTAGCAAGGCGCAAATGCACAAGGCGAATTTGTCTAAAGTGGATTTGACCGATACAGATTTGAGTGGGGCGAATCTGAGCAAGGCGGATTTAAGCCATACGGATTTGAGAAGCGCTGATTTACAGGGCACGAATTTGAGCGGGGCGGATTTGAGTGGGGCGGACTTGAGCGGCGTTGATTTGAGCCAGAAGTTGCTCACCGGGGCAAAGTTTTCTGGGGCTGATTTGTGTTTAGCGAATCTGAGTGGGGCGTATTTGGTGCAAGCGTCTCTCGACGGGGCAAATTTGATGGGGGCGAATTTGACTGGGGCACATTTAATCACAACTAATCTGGCCGATGCGAATTTGTCCGGTGCAAATCTCACTAGGGCGAATTTGGTGCAGGCGAATTTGCGGGGTGCTTGTTTGCAGGGGACGATCGCGCCTAATGGCAAAGTTCACCCGTAA
- a CDS encoding SemiSWEET transporter, translating into MDYITILGFVAATCTTVAFLPQVMKTWQSKSAKDVSSGMLIFFCIGISLWLVYGLLIKAAPVIIANFLTLILNLVILYLKIKYK; encoded by the coding sequence ATGGACTATATTACTATTCTGGGATTTGTCGCGGCCACCTGCACCACGGTGGCTTTTTTACCGCAAGTGATGAAAACTTGGCAGTCTAAATCCGCCAAAGATGTCTCTTCCGGAATGCTGATATTTTTTTGTATCGGCATTTCTCTTTGGTTAGTCTATGGCCTCCTGATTAAAGCCGCACCGGTGATTATCGCTAACTTCCTCACCTTAATTCTCAATCTAGTGATTTTATATTTGAAAATTAAGTACAAGTAA
- a CDS encoding pentapeptide repeat-containing protein: protein MKNCSTCGWDLTPYPLTLGRIPDGFLRKERAQLYWARQVWQELAAAPAVGNGAADAKLAETTAQLEALRLEMAASQSELEKMEGAYYELQSTLEAKEGELLAAAEERSHLKSLLDESSAAYKELETQLEESKEQLGACQQESGELQTQVQKAAKAYWELQDKFDLVEKGRTFLQSQLEQAVLQETQLQSQVKQSQKELAKSEKEKERLQEELEKTTAKLSELQAERSQYQSQLQQASSSYWQLQMQLAQSQTKLEAEPQNTLSVTAAQQEQIQAESSKQLQERLQQIESTLHQEREQRLRLEDRLDGMNDERQYLQEQLKQAKSQHQELEDRLYHTQLQLASSPGISRTEAVFTPTPARSGFSQVVKTLLYLLAIGIFVSPLFLVVYHPTLSKPIFFFALKQGLLKSATHRDLSRIDLESETLDGNNFSHSNLTSANLNSASLIKANLEGAKMNGIGLQSANLKGANLKNASLDWANLTKANLEGADLTGTNLERANLTGAVLTGANLRDSQIDVNTTRIDPEDLLNWKLVNMPRRNRQLRGFNLNGYNLSFASLIAANLQKASLKLADLKYADLTAANLSGADLTGADLSGAKLKDANFQGAILFQVKTTTLTQCPNGKSGPCQL from the coding sequence GTGAAGAATTGCTCTACCTGCGGTTGGGACCTGACGCCTTACCCCCTCACTTTGGGCAGAATTCCCGATGGGTTTTTGCGCAAGGAGCGGGCGCAGCTATATTGGGCAAGGCAGGTGTGGCAGGAGTTGGCGGCGGCTCCGGCGGTTGGGAATGGGGCTGCCGATGCCAAACTGGCGGAAACTACGGCGCAGTTGGAGGCGTTGCGGCTGGAAATGGCTGCATCCCAGTCGGAGTTGGAGAAGATGGAGGGGGCATATTATGAGTTGCAATCGACTTTAGAAGCGAAAGAAGGGGAGCTGTTGGCGGCGGCGGAAGAGCGATCGCACCTCAAATCCCTCCTCGATGAATCCTCAGCCGCATACAAAGAGTTGGAAACCCAGCTAGAAGAAAGCAAAGAACAACTTGGAGCTTGTCAGCAGGAAAGCGGGGAACTGCAAACCCAAGTCCAGAAAGCGGCGAAGGCTTATTGGGAGCTGCAAGACAAATTTGATTTAGTAGAGAAAGGTCGGACGTTCCTGCAATCGCAACTAGAACAAGCGGTGTTGCAGGAAACCCAGTTGCAATCTCAGGTGAAACAAAGCCAAAAAGAGCTGGCTAAGTCGGAGAAAGAAAAAGAGCGTTTGCAAGAGGAGCTAGAGAAAACCACGGCGAAGCTGTCGGAGTTACAAGCAGAACGATCGCAATACCAATCCCAACTCCAGCAAGCCTCTAGCTCCTACTGGCAGCTCCAGATGCAGCTCGCCCAATCCCAAACCAAACTGGAAGCCGAACCACAAAACACATTATCCGTAACTGCAGCCCAACAAGAGCAAATTCAAGCCGAATCATCAAAACAACTGCAAGAGCGGTTGCAGCAAATCGAATCGACTCTCCATCAAGAACGGGAACAAAGACTCCGCCTGGAAGACCGCCTCGATGGCATGAATGATGAGAGGCAGTATCTGCAAGAGCAGTTAAAACAAGCCAAATCCCAGCATCAAGAACTAGAAGACCGCCTCTACCACACCCAATTACAACTGGCATCTAGCCCAGGGATATCGCGGACTGAGGCGGTTTTTACCCCGACGCCTGCTCGATCGGGGTTCAGCCAAGTGGTGAAAACTCTGCTGTACTTACTGGCGATCGGCATCTTTGTCAGCCCCCTATTTCTAGTGGTTTACCATCCCACCCTCTCCAAACCCATTTTCTTTTTTGCTCTCAAACAAGGACTGCTCAAATCCGCCACTCATCGGGATTTAAGCCGCATCGATTTAGAATCAGAAACCTTAGATGGCAACAACTTCAGCCATAGCAACCTCACCAGCGCCAACTTAAATTCTGCCAGCCTCATCAAAGCTAATTTAGAAGGCGCCAAGATGAATGGCATCGGCTTGCAGAGCGCCAATCTCAAAGGAGCCAACCTGAAAAATGCCAGTTTGGACTGGGCAAATTTAACCAAAGCCAATCTAGAAGGTGCTGATTTAACTGGCACCAATTTAGAAAGGGCAAATTTAACCGGCGCCGTCCTCACGGGAGCGAACTTGAGAGACAGCCAAATAGATGTAAATACAACCAGAATCGACCCTGAAGACTTATTAAATTGGAAATTGGTAAATATGCCGCGACGCAACCGGCAACTGCGGGGGTTTAATTTAAACGGGTATAATTTGAGCTTTGCCAGTTTGATTGCCGCCAACCTGCAAAAAGCCAGTTTGAAACTAGCAGATTTAAAATATGCGGACTTGACTGCTGCTAACTTATCTGGTGCCGACTTAACCGGGGCAGACTTATCAGGAGCGAAATTGAAAGATGCGAATTTTCAAGGAGCAATCTTATTTCAGGTGAAGACCACAACTTTAACCCAATGTCCTAACGGGAAAAGCGGTCCTTGTCAGTTGTAA
- a CDS encoding lipopolysaccharide assembly protein LapB: MVYDTDYTLMIIFGAGVANFMHHQALRATFGLLCAGLTALSPLHLATATTPTPNLMVSWEDVDSLNFSTIAQNPVSPHRAKGLEILAQALQLARTINENSTAWPIPDLALLYAEIGQPERAAEVLSLGVNGFLKEIEFVAGTAAGMRSHEIIDDMALLFAKVGKSDPVFTLTAAIANKFDASYSPRYPEQIIRIFLKTMARAFFAEGQAAAALELGEKIDSQYGKFMALIGIADQPVSVAITDKALEMLQSLKLPDDGDVIVGKSQALAAIALSYTRAGAGDKAAATFSLAYDIAGTAYNEYSRITALQAIAIRYMQAEEFDRSFEIVREINPGLLISPEILAYIASQYAAYGKIEMVLQIAEIVEKSASSYQDERLRGIFAIVSTIARYGQPDRALAIANRIPIDETKIYLKEDALAVVASSFATTGKYDQAIAIASKLEPGIYQNQAWEDIALSYMQGGKFEEGAKIAQRITNKLNDRDGRLYKIALAAATGNNYDVTVKIVDKIAQKYGRQERAFGDIAIQVAQTGNDDLALKIAEKIPKNSSYRIEVFSKIAISRAKAGETAKANQIFQQSLAEAENLEDESQLSSALGAIAGAYTEICQWEKAAQLALTIPEPEWQNKLFQQMAISYARAGNADAALAMAARVTGNTAIKYSVIWELARQAAQAGNFDQAVALVPQVGDSSEQVALLVEIAAIAFAEPPKNPATTSCPNPLVPLASLAGVPN, from the coding sequence TTGGTGTATGATACTGATTATACATTAATGATTATCTTCGGCGCCGGAGTCGCCAACTTTATGCACCATCAAGCACTAAGGGCCACCTTTGGGCTACTATGTGCGGGATTGACCGCTTTATCTCCCCTGCATTTAGCAACCGCCACAACCCCGACCCCAAACCTGATGGTATCATGGGAGGATGTGGATAGCTTAAATTTCTCCACCATCGCCCAAAATCCAGTCTCTCCCCATCGAGCAAAAGGGTTGGAAATCTTAGCCCAAGCGCTACAGCTAGCCCGAACTATTAATGAGAATTCTACTGCTTGGCCAATTCCTGATCTGGCGCTGCTTTATGCGGAAATCGGCCAACCGGAAAGGGCTGCAGAAGTTTTATCCCTAGGCGTGAATGGTTTTCTCAAAGAGATTGAATTTGTCGCTGGCACTGCTGCGGGTATGAGGAGCCATGAAATTATCGATGATATGGCTTTACTCTTTGCCAAAGTGGGAAAATCCGACCCTGTATTTACCCTCACCGCTGCTATTGCTAATAAATTTGACGCCAGCTATAGTCCCAGGTATCCTGAACAGATTATCAGGATTTTTTTAAAGACAATGGCAAGAGCTTTTTTTGCTGAAGGTCAAGCCGCAGCGGCTCTGGAACTTGGGGAAAAAATCGATAGTCAATATGGCAAATTTATGGCTTTGATTGGAATAGCCGATCAACCGGTGTCGGTGGCGATCACTGATAAAGCGTTGGAGATGTTGCAATCTTTAAAATTGCCTGATGATGGCGATGTGATTGTGGGGAAATCTCAGGCGTTAGCGGCGATCGCTTTGTCCTATACTCGCGCTGGTGCAGGGGATAAAGCGGCGGCTACTTTCTCCCTCGCCTATGACATCGCCGGAACCGCATATAACGAATATAGCCGCATCACCGCGCTCCAAGCAATAGCCATTAGATATATGCAAGCGGAAGAGTTCGATCGGAGTTTTGAGATTGTCCGAGAAATCAATCCTGGTTTATTGATTTCCCCAGAAATTTTGGCATATATTGCCTCCCAATATGCAGCATATGGTAAAATTGAAATGGTTTTGCAAATAGCCGAAATTGTAGAGAAATCCGCATCGAGTTATCAGGATGAGAGACTCAGGGGGATATTTGCCATAGTATCGACAATTGCCCGGTATGGCCAGCCCGATCGCGCTTTGGCAATTGCCAACCGCATTCCGATAGATGAGACTAAAATTTATCTCAAAGAAGATGCTCTGGCGGTAGTTGCCAGCAGCTTTGCTACCACGGGCAAATATGACCAAGCCATAGCAATTGCCTCAAAATTAGAGCCGGGAATATATCAAAATCAGGCTTGGGAGGATATCGCCCTCAGTTATATGCAGGGGGGAAAATTTGAGGAGGGAGCCAAAATTGCCCAGCGCATTACCAATAAACTTAACGATAGAGATGGGAGATTATATAAAATTGCCCTAGCCGCCGCCACAGGGAACAATTATGATGTCACTGTAAAAATTGTGGATAAAATCGCTCAGAAGTATGGGCGACAAGAACGGGCTTTTGGGGATATTGCCATTCAGGTTGCCCAAACAGGCAATGATGATTTAGCCCTGAAGATAGCGGAAAAAATCCCGAAAAACAGTAGTTATAGAATTGAGGTATTCTCAAAAATCGCTATCAGCCGAGCCAAAGCCGGAGAAACGGCAAAAGCTAATCAAATTTTCCAGCAAAGTTTAGCAGAAGCGGAAAATCTAGAAGATGAATCGCAGTTAAGTAGTGCGCTGGGGGCGATCGCTGGCGCCTATACAGAAATTTGCCAATGGGAAAAGGCGGCGCAACTGGCCCTAACTATCCCAGAGCCGGAATGGCAAAATAAATTGTTCCAGCAGATGGCTATCAGTTATGCTAGGGCAGGGAATGCAGATGCGGCGTTGGCAATGGCCGCTCGGGTGACTGGAAATACCGCAATTAAATATTCAGTCATATGGGAACTTGCCCGTCAAGCTGCCCAAGCCGGAAATTTTGACCAAGCGGTGGCATTAGTCCCACAGGTAGGGGATAGTTCTGAGCAAGTGGCATTGCTGGTGGAAATTGCCGCGATCGCCTTTGCCGAGCCTCCCAAAAATCCTGCCACTACGAGCTGCCCAAATCCTCTTGTCCCATTGGCATCGTTAGCCGGGGTCCCTAACTGA
- a CDS encoding lipopolysaccharide assembly protein LapB: MQGKLEQQLEARGRGETKRGMLGRARAAIAQPAICLGVVLTTSATAAIGSEPFPEPGNQTQQDRPVSQGFVISQNLSPQQQAIALVNQGMEYIEAGSLPEAIAAFERATQVDPNFAPGYYNLGLARRQRGDLQGAADAFYQAVQAAPDFALAYANLGAALLEGNNQTQAREYLERAIELEPSMGLAHYNLGLVKERLGLTAEAINAYQRAMSYSPNAPEPAYHLGLLYLQQRQTDQAKDAFRKAIAIFPDYPEANYHLGFVLFNEGNLNKALDAFRRATQSNPTYANAYYGAGLVFLRQGEYTQAARVLEYAKNLYTQQGAREWAQKAGEMLTRAQNHQGWQ, encoded by the coding sequence ATGCAAGGAAAACTTGAGCAGCAGTTGGAGGCGCGGGGTAGGGGTGAGACGAAAAGGGGGATGCTAGGGCGAGCAAGGGCGGCGATCGCCCAACCGGCGATATGCTTGGGTGTGGTCCTCACCACCAGCGCCACCGCAGCGATCGGCTCCGAGCCGTTCCCAGAACCAGGGAACCAGACACAACAGGACCGCCCGGTTAGCCAAGGGTTTGTCATCAGTCAAAACTTGTCACCGCAGCAACAGGCAATAGCGTTGGTGAATCAGGGTATGGAGTACATCGAGGCGGGGTCCTTGCCCGAAGCGATCGCCGCCTTTGAAAGAGCTACCCAAGTGGACCCGAATTTTGCCCCCGGTTACTATAACTTAGGGCTGGCGCGGCGGCAAAGAGGCGACCTTCAAGGAGCTGCTGACGCCTTCTACCAAGCGGTGCAAGCGGCTCCCGATTTTGCCCTCGCCTACGCCAACTTGGGGGCCGCCCTCTTAGAAGGAAATAACCAAACTCAGGCTCGAGAGTATCTGGAAAGAGCCATAGAACTAGAACCATCAATGGGGTTGGCTCACTACAACCTAGGTTTAGTGAAAGAGCGTTTGGGGTTGACCGCAGAAGCAATTAACGCTTATCAGCGAGCCATGTCCTACAGCCCCAATGCCCCGGAACCGGCTTATCATCTGGGTTTGCTCTATCTGCAGCAACGCCAAACCGACCAAGCCAAAGACGCCTTTAGAAAAGCGATCGCCATCTTCCCGGACTATCCCGAAGCCAACTACCATTTAGGTTTTGTTCTGTTCAACGAAGGCAACCTCAACAAAGCCTTAGATGCCTTTCGCCGTGCCACCCAATCTAACCCCACCTACGCCAACGCTTACTATGGGGCCGGTTTAGTCTTCCTCCGCCAAGGGGAATACACCCAAGCCGCAAGGGTGTTGGAATACGCCAAAAACCTTTACACCCAACAAGGCGCTCGCGAGTGGGCACAAAAAGCCGGGGAAATGCTGACTCGTGCCCAGAACCACCAAGGGTGGCAATAG